The Crocosphaera subtropica ATCC 51142 genome includes a window with the following:
- a CDS encoding GNAT family N-acetyltransferase produces the protein MYKVTIEITNYQERIEAIKKIRVAVFQKEQGVDPALEFDGNDNNCIHLLAYLDKEAVGTARIRYIDESTAKIERLAVLSQTRGQGIGKALMKQAIAFIQEQKHCQKIVIHAQVYIQSLYEKLGFEPVGDRFKEAEILHIKMVKLLGNREQGTKKRHNG, from the coding sequence ATGTACAAAGTGACAATTGAAATCACTAACTATCAAGAACGAATAGAAGCTATTAAAAAAATCAGAGTGGCGGTGTTTCAAAAAGAACAAGGGGTTGATCCTGCCTTAGAATTTGATGGAAATGATAATAATTGTATTCACCTTCTAGCTTATTTAGACAAAGAAGCAGTGGGAACAGCAAGAATTAGATATATTGATGAAAGTACAGCAAAAATTGAACGGTTAGCGGTCTTATCTCAAACCAGAGGTCAAGGAATAGGGAAAGCCTTAATGAAACAAGCCATCGCCTTTATTCAAGAACAAAAACATTGCCAAAAAATTGTCATTCATGCTCAAGTTTATATTCAAAGTCTATACGAAAAATTAGGCTTTGAACCCGTAGGCGATCGCTTTAAAGAAGCAGAAATTCTTCATATTAAAATGGTTAAGTTATTAGGGAACAGGGAACAGGGAACCAAGAAACGACACAATGGATAA
- the crtD gene encoding C-3',4' desaturase CrtD — translation MSQEVIVIGAGIGGLTAGALLARRGYDVTVYEQAYVPGGCASTFKRRRFTFDVGATQVAGLEPSGIHHRIFAELDIDLPPVTPCDPACAVFLPQETQPINVWRDPEKWQQERQKQFPKSEPFWQLLAKLFQASWKFQGRDPVLPPRNLWDVWQLTTALRLDTLITVPFTFMTVGDALRLYGLYNDRRLKTFLDLQLKLYSQVDADETALLYAATALGVSQEPQGLYHLQGSMQVLSDRLVEGLEKHGGKLFTGHCVEKIETLESNKTQVIIRQRKTGETFTKTADHVVANVPVQNLVKIIDSPRKSRFNFYQQRVEKLPEASGAFVIYLGVTDEAIPENCPPHLQFFYEYDGPIGENNSLFVSVSKPGDGRAPEGQRTIIASSFTDTQIWNNISEENYQQLKQEYTIEAIARLSNYFQLNSDTIIHQEAATPRTFAYYTARDKGIVGGIGQRVSTFGPFGIATRTPIKNLWLVGDSTHPGEGTAGVSYSALTAVRQIEQNG, via the coding sequence ATGTCTCAAGAAGTTATCGTTATAGGAGCAGGAATTGGCGGATTAACCGCCGGGGCATTACTCGCCCGTCGGGGTTATGATGTTACCGTGTACGAACAGGCTTACGTTCCGGGGGGTTGTGCCTCAACCTTTAAACGTCGGAGGTTTACCTTCGATGTGGGCGCGACACAAGTGGCAGGGTTAGAACCGAGTGGCATTCATCACCGTATCTTTGCAGAATTAGACATTGACTTACCCCCTGTAACCCCTTGCGATCCTGCGTGTGCCGTTTTTTTGCCCCAAGAAACCCAACCCATCAATGTCTGGCGTGATCCCGAAAAATGGCAACAAGAAAGACAAAAACAGTTCCCCAAAAGCGAACCCTTTTGGCAATTATTAGCTAAACTATTTCAAGCCAGTTGGAAGTTTCAAGGGCGAGATCCGGTGTTACCCCCTCGCAACCTTTGGGATGTCTGGCAACTAACTACTGCTTTGCGGTTAGATACCTTGATCACTGTTCCCTTTACTTTCATGACGGTTGGGGATGCCTTACGTTTATATGGATTATATAACGATCGCCGATTAAAAACCTTTTTGGATTTACAATTAAAACTGTATTCTCAAGTCGATGCCGACGAAACCGCCTTATTATATGCAGCCACAGCATTAGGGGTATCCCAGGAACCTCAAGGACTGTATCATTTACAAGGAAGTATGCAAGTATTAAGCGATCGCTTGGTTGAAGGGTTAGAAAAACATGGGGGAAAACTATTCACCGGCCATTGTGTTGAAAAAATAGAAACCCTTGAGAGTAATAAAACTCAAGTTATCATCCGTCAGCGAAAAACAGGGGAAACCTTCACGAAAACAGCCGATCACGTCGTTGCGAATGTTCCCGTACAAAATTTAGTTAAGATAATTGATAGCCCTAGGAAATCTAGATTTAACTTCTATCAGCAACGGGTGGAAAAACTCCCCGAAGCCTCCGGGGCCTTTGTTATTTACTTGGGGGTAACAGATGAAGCCATTCCCGAAAATTGTCCCCCTCATCTACAATTTTTCTATGAGTATGACGGACCCATTGGGGAAAATAATTCCTTGTTTGTTTCAGTCAGTAAACCTGGAGATGGTAGGGCCCCAGAGGGACAAAGAACGATTATTGCATCGAGTTTTACCGATACTCAGATATGGAACAATATTAGTGAAGAGAACTATCAACAATTAAAACAAGAATATACCATTGAAGCGATCGCCCGTTTAAGTAATTATTTTCAGCTTAATTCCGATACGATTATTCATCAAGAAGCGGCCACCCCTCGCACTTTTGCCTATTATACCGCCAGAGATAAAGGCATCGTCGGAGGGATTGGTCAACGGGTGTCTACCTTTGGTCCTTTTGGTATCGCTACCCGTACCCCGATCAAAAATCTCTGGTTAGTGGGAGACTCCACCCACCCCGGAGAAGGAACCGCAGGGGTCAGTTATTCAGCGTTAACCGCAGTTAGACAAATTGAACAGAACGGTTAA
- a CDS encoding metal-dependent hydrolase yields the protein MASPIGHSLAGCLGFFLGHKNSQFLKYYSSKRLFVTAIIVANLPDIDFLLGYLFYQDFNAIHRQFTHSFFVGFVVCIIVFSCLRFYKKIPLSFLVWLWGLYFSHILLDMLAYDRYRPAGVQCFLPLSSDYFAFPISIIGGLSFTGGIIQLNNFLTILQEMVVIPLLFFAIFFLTKTIYQNVQSDN from the coding sequence ATGGCATCTCCTATTGGTCATAGTTTAGCCGGTTGTCTAGGCTTTTTTCTAGGTCACAAAAATTCTCAATTCTTGAAATATTATTCATCAAAAAGATTATTCGTTACTGCCATTATTGTTGCTAATTTACCTGATATTGATTTTTTGTTAGGTTATTTATTCTATCAAGATTTTAATGCAATTCATCGTCAGTTTACCCATAGTTTTTTTGTGGGTTTTGTTGTTTGTATTATTGTCTTTTCTTGTCTGAGATTTTATAAAAAAATACCATTATCTTTTTTGGTTTGGCTATGGGGACTTTATTTTAGTCATATTTTATTAGATATGTTAGCTTACGATCGCTATCGCCCTGCTGGTGTACAATGTTTTCTTCCCTTGAGTTCTGATTATTTTGCTTTTCCTATCTCCATTATCGGGGGACTTAGTTTTACAGGAGGGATTATCCAATTGAATAATTTTCTAACTATCTTACAGGAAATGGTGGTTATTCCTCTCTTATTTTTTGCTATTTTCTTTCTTACTAAAACAATTTATCAAAATGTACAAAGTGACAATTGA
- the nuoK gene encoding NADH-quinone oxidoreductase subunit NuoK codes for MQLEFCLLLAAALFCIGIYGLVISRNAVRVLMSIELLLNAVNLNLMGFSNFLDPVGIKGQIFTVFVITVAAAEAAVGLAIVLTIYRNRETTDMEQFNLLKW; via the coding sequence ATACAATTAGAGTTCTGCTTATTACTTGCTGCAGCCCTTTTCTGTATTGGAATTTATGGATTAGTCATTAGTCGTAATGCGGTACGGGTTTTAATGTCTATCGAATTGCTGTTAAATGCAGTTAATCTCAACTTAATGGGATTTTCTAATTTTCTCGATCCGGTTGGTATTAAAGGTCAAATTTTTACTGTGTTTGTTATCACAGTGGCAGCAGCAGAAGCAGCCGTTGGTTTAGCAATTGTTTTAACGATTTATCGTAACCGTGAAACGACAGATATGGAACAGTTTAATCTACTGAAATGGTAA
- the ndhI gene encoding NAD(P)H-quinone oxidoreductase subunit I — translation MFSILKQVGDYAKGTVEAAKYIGQGLSVTFDHMRRRPVTVQYPYEKLIPSERYRGRIHFEFDKCIACEVCVRVCPINLPVVDWEFNKDAKKKELKHYSIDFGVCIFCGNCVEYCPTNCLSMTEEYELAAYDRHELNYDNVALGRLPYKVTQDPMVTPLRELGYLPKGVMSPHDLPEGSQRSGKRPEEIIEEAEASS, via the coding sequence ATGTTTAGCATTCTCAAACAAGTAGGCGATTACGCCAAAGGTACGGTTGAAGCGGCCAAATATATCGGTCAAGGGTTATCGGTAACCTTCGATCATATGCGTCGTCGTCCTGTTACCGTACAATATCCTTACGAAAAGTTAATTCCTTCAGAAAGATATCGGGGTAGAATTCACTTTGAATTTGACAAGTGTATCGCTTGTGAAGTGTGTGTCCGTGTCTGTCCCATTAATCTGCCTGTGGTAGATTGGGAATTTAATAAGGACGCTAAGAAGAAAGAACTCAAACACTATAGTATTGATTTTGGGGTTTGTATTTTCTGCGGTAATTGTGTGGAATATTGTCCTACCAATTGTTTATCCATGACAGAAGAATACGAACTGGCTGCCTACGATCGCCATGAATTAAACTACGATAACGTAGCTTTGGGACGTTTACCCTATAAAGTCACTCAAGACCCAATGGTAACGCCCTTACGAGAGTTAGGCTATTTACCGAAAGGGGTCATGAGTCCCCATGATTTACCCGAAGGAAGTCAGCGATCGGGCAAACGCCCTGAAGAAATTATCGAAGAAGCAGAAGCCTCTTCTTAA
- a CDS encoding NADH-quinone oxidoreductase subunit J: MNLAEGVQVISFAILAALVIIAALGVVLLENIVYSAFLLGGVFISISGIYVLLNADFVAAAQVLIYVGAVNVLILFAIMLVNKKQDYSNLPGRWIKRGATALVCGGLFALLATMVLITPWSLESNAPGLIENTVVEIGKHFFSDFLLPFELASVLLLMAMVGAIVLARRDFIPDTLPTEDGIVTSLQLPERLSELESRELSASKSSEV, translated from the coding sequence GTGAATTTAGCTGAGGGAGTTCAAGTTATTTCGTTTGCCATCTTAGCAGCATTGGTCATTATTGCTGCGTTGGGTGTTGTGTTATTGGAAAATATTGTTTATTCTGCCTTCTTGTTAGGAGGGGTATTTATCAGTATTTCAGGTATTTATGTTCTGTTAAATGCTGATTTTGTGGCTGCTGCCCAGGTGTTAATTTATGTAGGTGCAGTGAATGTTTTAATCTTGTTTGCTATTATGTTGGTCAATAAAAAACAAGATTATTCAAACTTACCCGGACGCTGGATCAAAAGAGGGGCGACAGCCTTAGTTTGTGGGGGACTCTTTGCTTTATTAGCGACGATGGTTTTGATTACTCCTTGGTCTTTAGAAAGCAATGCACCAGGGTTAATTGAAAATACAGTTGTCGAAATTGGTAAACATTTCTTTAGTGATTTTCTCTTACCGTTTGAGTTAGCTTCTGTTCTGTTATTAATGGCTATGGTAGGGGCGATCGTTTTAGCCCGTCGTGACTTTATTCCTGATACGTTACCCACGGAAGATGGTATTGTAACTTCTTTACAGTTACCTGAACGTTTAAGTGAATTAGAATCACGAGAATTATCTGCTTCTAAATCTTCAGAAGTTTAG